From a region of the Impatiens glandulifera chromosome 4, dImpGla2.1, whole genome shotgun sequence genome:
- the LOC124935155 gene encoding probable serine/threonine-protein kinase kinX, which translates to MKDGKVEESVDAKDKTKEMELKDGKVEDSVDVKVEESVDAVKVEESVDVKVEESVVKVEESVDAVKVDCGENEKNVKVYCGEIENDVKVDGGEIEKNVKVYGGEIENDVKVDGGEMLLSDMMQEIIEKKKDKVKVKVEKVEKDAKDGNDKVKVKVEKDSNDGKDKVKVEKDGKVEKDKVKDAKDGNDDDDFQLYNTPPKRGVPKKKKNWLKDEATNDQKKTVYTCEAPKKLFVRVLTKCTRLKDPEVDAFRHLLRKRIAQYPKTYKHSKVSIGDFLLGDKLRREHPTFKKDLENYPIVDEFDQYFLGVDHRHMPECASVDDIYVPLNIGNKHWVLCVVRLQDNHIDVYDCDSSIYRNLDPYLRPLCEMIPRLFAMGATDAELQRFPNFNFQKLTYKRLPHPAKNAVAKVGEVPRAA; encoded by the exons atgaaggatgggaaggtggaggagagtgTGGATGCAAAGGATAAAACTAAG GAAATGGAGTTaaaggatgggaaggtggaggatagTGTGGATGTAAAGGTGGAGGAGAGTGTGGATGCtgtgaaggtggaggagagtGTGGATGTAAAGGTGGAGGAGAGTGTGGTAAAGGTGGAGGAGAGTGTGGATGCTGTGAAGGTGGATTGTGGGGAGAATGAGAAAAATGTGAAGGTGTATTGTGGGGAGATTGAGaatgatgtgaaggtggatggtggggagattgagaAAAATGTGAAGGTGTatggtggggagattgagaatgatgtgaaggtggatggtggggagatgttGCTCTCCGATATGATgcaagaaataattgagaaaaagaaggataaggTCAAGGTAAAGGTTGAGAAGGTTGAGAAGGATGCGAAGGATGGGAATGATAAAGTCaaggtcaaggttgagaaggatTCGAATGATGGGAAGGATaaggtcaaggttgagaaggatGGGAAGGTTGAGAAGGATAAGGTCAAGGATGCGAAGGATGGgaacgatgatgatgatttccaaTTATACAACACTCCACCTAAAAGAGGAGTTCCAAAAAAAAAGA AGAATTGGTTGAAAGATGAAGCCACCAATGATCAGAAAAAGACTGTGTATACTTGCGAAGCACCAAAGAAGttgtttgttagagttctaacaaaGTGCACAAGGCTTAAAGATCCT GAAGTCGACGCATTCCGCCACTTGTTGCGAAAAAGGATTGCGCaatatcccaagacatataaacatTCTAAAGTATCAATAGGGGATTTCTTATTAGGAGATAAGCTGAGGCGAGAACACCCGACGTTTAAAAAAGATCTTGAAAATTATCCAATAGTAGATGAATTTGATCAGTACTTCCTAGGTGTGGACCATAGACATATGCCAGAATGCGCATCAGTCGACGATATTTATGTGCCTTTGAACATTGGCAACAAGCATTGGGTATTGTGCGTCGTTCGTCTACAAGATAATCACATTGACGTTTATGACTGCGACTCGAGTATTTATAGGAATCTCGATCCATACTTGAGACCTTTGTGTGAGATGATTCCACGATTATTTGCAATGGGAGCCACTGATGCTGAGCTACAAAGGTTtcctaatttcaatttccagaAACTGACATATAAAAGGTTGCCACACCCAGCCAAAAATGCAGTCGCTAAAGTAGGGGAAGTCCCTAGAGCAGCATAG